Proteins encoded together in one Triticum dicoccoides isolate Atlit2015 ecotype Zavitan chromosome 7B, WEW_v2.0, whole genome shotgun sequence window:
- the LOC119336931 gene encoding histone deacetylase 1, with translation MDISAGGGGNSLPTTGADGSKRRVCYFYDAEVGNYYYGQGHPMKPHRIRMTHALLAHYGLLDEMQVLKPHPARDRDLCRFHADDYVSFLRSVTPETQQDQIRALKRFNVGEDCPVFDGLYSFCQTYAGGSVGGAVKLNHGHDIAINWAGGLHHAKKCEASGFCYVNDIVLAILELLKYHQRVLYVDIDIHHGDGVEEAFYTTDRVMTVSFHKFGDYFPGTGDIRDVGHSKGKYYSLNVPLDDGIDDESYQSLFKPIMGKVMEIFRPGAVVLQCGADSLSGDRLGCFNLSIKGHAECVRFMRSFNVPVLLLGGGGYTIRNVARCWCYETGVALGHELTDKMPVNEYYEYFGPDYTLHVAPSNMENKNTHRQLDDIRSRLLENLTKLRHAPSVQFQERPPEAEQPEQDEDQENPDERHHADSDVEMDDAKPLEDSERRSSTQSARVKRESTETEVTADQDGNRVASEQARGTEPVADGVGSSKQNPPIDASSMAIDEPPVVRVEPERSNKLQEQQALHQKP, from the exons ATGGACAtctcggccggcggcggcggcaactcGCTGCCCACCACCGGCGCGGACGGCTCGAAGCGCCGCGTCTGCTACTTCTACGACGCGGAGGTGGGCAACTACTACTACGGGCAGGGCCACCCGATGAAGCCGCACCGCATCCGCATGACCCACGCCCTGCTCGCCCACTACGGCCTCCTCGACGAGATGCAGGTGCTCAAGCCGCACCCCGCccgcgaccgcgacctctgccgctTCCACGCCGACGACTACGTCTCCTTCCTCCGCTCCGTCACCCCGGAGACGCAGCAGGACCAGATCCGCGCGCTCAAGCGCTTCAACGTCGGCGAGGACTGCCCCGTCTTCGACGGCCTCTACAGCTTCTGCCAGACCTACGCTGGCGGCTCCGTCGGGGGCGCCGTCAAGCTCAACCACGGCCACGACATCGCAATCAACTGGGCCGGCGGCCTCCACCACGCCAAGAAGTGCGAGGCCTCCGGCTTCTGCTACGTCAACGACATCGTCCTCGCCATCCTCGAGCTCCTCAAATACCACCAG CGTGTTCTGTATGTGGATATCGATATCCACCATGGGGACGGCGTGGAGGAGGCGTTTTACACCACGGACAGGGTGATGACTGTCTCATTCCACAAGTTTGGGGATTATTTCCCAGGGACAGGAGACATTCGTGACGTTGGGCACTCCAAGGGGAAGTATTACTCCCTGAATGTCCCATTGGATGACGGCATCGACGACGAGAGCTATCAATCGTTGTTCAAGCCGATCATGGGTAAGGTTATGGAGATTTTCCGCCCCGGTGCGGTGGTGCTACAGTGTGGAGCAGATTCCTTATCGGGTGACCGGTTGGGCTGCTTCAACCTATCCATTAAGGGGCACGCGGAGTGCGTGAGATTCATGAGGTCCTTCAATGTTCCGGTGTTGCTGCTTGGTGGTGGTGGTTATACCATAAGAAACGTTGCACGATGTTGGTGCTATGAG ACAGGAGTTGCACTTGGTCATGAGCTAACTGACAAGATGCCGGTAAATGAGTATTATGAGTATTTTGGCCCAGATTATACTCTTCATGTTGCACCAAGTAATATGGAGAACAAAAACACACACCGGCAATTGGATGATATAAGATCAAGACTTCTCGAAAATCTTACAAAACTCCGGCATGCTCCTAGTGTCCAGTTTCAAGAGCGACCTCCTGAGGCCGAGCAACCAGAG CAAGATGAAGATCAAGAGAATCCCGATGAAAGGCATCATGCTGACTCCGATGTGGAAATGGATGATGCCAAGCCTCTGGAGGACTCTGAAAG GAGAAGCAGTACTCAAAGTGCCAGAGTTAAGAGAGAATCTACTGAAACTGAGGTGACAGCAGATCAG GATGGTAACAGAGTAGCTTCGGAACAAGCGAGGGGCACAGAACCTGTGGCTGATGGAGTTGGTTCCTCAAAACAAAACCCT CCTATTGATGCAAGTTCGATGGCCATTGATGAGCCACCTGTTGTCAGGGTTGAACCAGAGAGATCAAACAAATTACAGGAACAACAAGCATTGCATCAGAAACCATGA